The genomic DNA TCAATTGACGACGaagacaacgacgacgcccgacgacgagagcgaccgaccgaccgcctGAATTGGCCCCTTCCGCTCGCTCGAGCCGTACGCAGCAACCCTTCGCAAGTCAAAACACCCGAGCGACGCAAACCTCCtcccacgcacacacgcccGCCATGGTCCACCGAATCGCCTTCTGGAGCTGCTTCGGTACGTTTGCTGCCGCCCCTGCCTGACCCTCTACTCCCGGTCCTCCAGTTCGCAGACAgccttccttctcctcctcctcttccgacgctgcccgccgccgcccgtcctcgcctcCGGCCACAGCGAAAAGGGTCCAACCAGCAATGGCACTCGCTCTAGGCTGGGGCGAAATCCGAGTACCCGTCGGCATGTGCCAGACGGCAACGGCTGGCCCACACGCAGGGCCGCTTAAAGGAATCAGCTAGCTAACGGGTTGACATGTACAACAGGCCTCGCCGTGCGCTTCTGGCAAGTCGGCATCGAGATGCGCCCCTTCTTCAACCGCTCCAGCCTGTGGGCCTACCCCGCGtacgcgctcggcggcgccagcttcGGGTACTGgctgcagggcgtcgacgaccggCAGACGGAGAcgctgcgcgagcgcaaggccctgctgctcgagaagcgggcgcgcaaggccgagcgggacaacaccgccgccgaggcttGAGGCttgacgggggaggggggcaagttttttttttggtgaTGAGCGGAACGGGAGAGGGTTAGGCGGAGGCTGAAGGGTCATGAGATCCGAATGGATGGACGAATGCGAGGAACCGGCCTCATGGAAGGGGGAAGAAAGGCATGACAGGGCATGAAA from Purpureocillium takamizusanense chromosome 4, complete sequence includes the following:
- a CDS encoding uncharacterized protein (COG:S~TransMembrane:1 (n5-13c17/18o33-50i)~EggNog:ENOG503P5I6), which encodes MVHRIAFWSCFGLAVRFWQVGIEMRPFFNRSSLWAYPAYALGGASFGYWLQGVDDRQTETLRERKALLLEKRARKAERDNTAAEA